A stretch of the Streptomyces sp. WMMB303 genome encodes the following:
- a CDS encoding menaquinone biosynthesis decarboxylase — translation MAYDDLRSLLRALERDRDLVRVKAEVDPHLEVGELVDRVNKAGGPALLFENVKGSDMPLAMNVYGTDRRLLKALGLDSYDEIGAKIGGLLKPELPQGFVGFREAFGKLGAMTHVPPRKVKDAPVQEVVQQGDEVDLERLPALFTWPEDGGSFFNLGLTHTKDPETGVRNLGLYRLQRHDRRTIGMHWQIHKDSRNHYQVAARRGEKLPVAIAFGCPPAVTYASTAPLPADIDEYLLAGFLQGKRVEMVDCKTVPLQVPAAAEVVLEGWLEPGELRPEGPFGDHTGFYTPQELFPALTIDCVTTRKRPLLQSIVVGRPPTEDGPLGRATERFFLPLLKVIVPDIVDYHLPESGGFHNCAIVAIDKRYPKHAQKVMHAVWGAHMMSLTKLIVVVDKDCDVRNLHEVSWRALGNVDYARDLTVAEGPVDHLDHASYQQFWGGKAGIDATRKLPEEGYTRDGGWPEMIESDPRVADLVSRRWKEYGL, via the coding sequence ATGGCATACGACGATCTCCGCTCGCTCCTGCGGGCACTGGAGCGTGACCGCGACCTGGTGCGGGTCAAGGCCGAGGTCGATCCCCACCTGGAGGTCGGGGAGCTCGTCGACCGGGTGAACAAGGCGGGCGGACCGGCACTTCTGTTCGAGAACGTCAAGGGCTCCGACATGCCGCTGGCGATGAACGTCTACGGCACCGACCGCCGGCTGCTCAAGGCGCTCGGCCTGGACTCCTACGACGAGATCGGCGCGAAGATCGGCGGCCTGCTCAAGCCCGAGCTGCCGCAGGGCTTCGTCGGCTTCCGGGAGGCGTTCGGGAAGCTCGGCGCGATGACGCACGTCCCGCCGCGGAAGGTGAAGGACGCGCCCGTCCAGGAAGTCGTCCAGCAGGGCGACGAGGTGGACCTGGAGCGGTTGCCCGCGCTGTTCACCTGGCCCGAGGACGGCGGCTCGTTCTTCAACCTGGGCCTCACCCACACCAAGGACCCCGAGACCGGCGTCCGCAACCTGGGGCTCTACCGGCTCCAGCGGCACGACCGACGCACCATCGGGATGCACTGGCAGATCCACAAGGACAGCCGCAACCACTACCAGGTCGCAGCCCGGCGCGGCGAGAAGCTGCCCGTCGCCATCGCCTTCGGCTGCCCGCCCGCCGTGACCTACGCCTCCACGGCCCCGCTCCCCGCGGACATCGACGAGTACCTGCTGGCGGGCTTCCTCCAGGGCAAGCGAGTGGAGATGGTGGACTGCAAGACCGTCCCGCTCCAGGTGCCCGCCGCCGCCGAGGTGGTGCTGGAGGGCTGGCTGGAGCCGGGCGAGCTGCGCCCGGAAGGCCCGTTCGGCGACCACACCGGCTTCTACACGCCGCAGGAGCTCTTCCCCGCGCTGACCATCGACTGCGTCACCACGCGGAAGCGGCCGCTGCTCCAGTCCATCGTGGTGGGCCGCCCGCCGACCGAGGACGGCCCGCTGGGCCGGGCCACGGAGCGGTTCTTCCTGCCGCTGCTGAAGGTCATCGTGCCCGACATCGTCGACTACCACCTGCCCGAGTCGGGCGGCTTCCACAACTGCGCGATCGTGGCCATCGACAAGCGCTATCCCAAGCACGCGCAGAAGGTGATGCACGCCGTCTGGGGCGCGCACATGATGTCGCTGACCAAACTCATCGTCGTGGTCGACAAGGATTGCGACGTGCGGAACCTGCACGAGGTCTCCTGGCGGGCGCTGGGCAACGTGGACTACGCACGCGACCTCACGGTGGCCGAAGGCCCCGTCGACCACCTCGACCACGCCTCCTACCAGCAGTTCTGGGGCGGCAAGGCGGGCATCGACGCGACCCGCAAACTGCCCGAGGAGGGGTACACGCGAGACGGCGGCTGGCCCGAGATGATCGAGTCGGACCCGCGGGTGGCCGACCTCGTCAGCCGCCGCTGGAAGGAGTACGGCCTGTGA
- a CDS encoding PLD nuclease N-terminal domain-containing protein — protein sequence MLRYLPFLLILAVWIYAFIDCLNTPENEVRKLPKVAWVIIILLFGQVLLGPVAWFAVGRPRRNAPYGATRPDERRWVAPDDNPDFLKSLNESPAPGPDSSSGTPPAPEPGAEPAADPAPEQRRESPRDEDELPHRKDRDDS from the coding sequence GTGCTCAGGTATCTCCCGTTCCTCTTGATCCTGGCCGTGTGGATCTACGCGTTCATCGACTGCCTCAACACGCCCGAGAACGAGGTCCGCAAGCTGCCGAAGGTGGCGTGGGTCATCATCATCCTGCTGTTCGGGCAGGTGCTGCTGGGGCCCGTGGCCTGGTTCGCGGTCGGCCGGCCGCGGCGCAACGCGCCCTACGGCGCGACCCGTCCCGACGAGCGGCGCTGGGTCGCCCCGGACGACAACCCGGACTTCCTGAAGTCCCTGAACGAGTCCCCGGCGCCCGGTCCGGACTCCTCCTCCGGCACGCCCCCTGCCCCGGAACCGGGTGCGGAACCGGCTGCGGACCCCGCCCCGGAGCAGCGCCGGGAGTCCCCGCGTGACGAGGACGAGCTGCCCCACCGCAAGGACCGCGACGACAGCTGA